A genomic segment from Acyrthosiphon pisum isolate AL4f chromosome A3, pea_aphid_22Mar2018_4r6ur, whole genome shotgun sequence encodes:
- the LOC100164274 gene encoding uncharacterized protein LOC100164274, with product MTFWNSIFCKSQVVLSAMKKVPSILEKNTLQHKKCLELRNLKDNYLNPYGYMPRKMQSKTSLKDEILKVMDNLEIKGGSTDAAIENDGSGVDNTSRTELFRLASLYNGPERNLVNFPRMVKSEDSPKTSYLSVFKEWFELFSKKTGFTEPFRVAPLCASAVCTTETKPAVAETNKSIIVAGFPKPNGLPQPNPFNGPERDLVNFPRMVRLEDPPKTRYLFVPEEWFEVFYEKTGVTGPYVLAAGITTFLLSKEIWVVDHEFPYVLATIGLFYVGWKKFGASLASSIDREIDEYEASCNSSRIGEIDSLRKTVEHQKIEVWRTEAQAQIIRAKRENVAIQLEAAYGGRLIPSFERTTRYYI from the exons ATGACGTTCTGGaattcaatattttgcaaatctCAAGTTGTGCTTAGTGCAATGAAGAAAGTACCAAGcatattagaaaaaaacactTTACAGCACAAAAAGTGTCTTGAATTGAGAAATTTGAAAGACAA TTACTTAAATCCGTACGGTTATATGCCTCGAAAAATGCAAAGCAAGACTTCACTGAAGGATGAAATCCTTAAAGTGATGGATAATTTGGAAATCAAAGGAGGAAGTACAGATGCTGCAATTGAAAATGACGGTTCAGGAGTAGATAATACATCGCGCACAG AACTGTTCCGACTAGCATCACTATATAACGGCCCTGAACGTAATCTGGTGAATTTTCCTAGAATGGTGAAGTCAGAAGATTCACCTAAAACTAGCTATTTGTCCGTTTTCAAAGAGTGGTTtgaattattttccaaaaagaCTGGATTCACAG AGCCGTTCCGAGTAGCACCACTGTGTGCTAGTGCCGTGTGCACAACTGAAACCAAACCGGCAGTCGCCGAGactaataaatcaattattgtcGCGGGGTTCCCAAAACCTAATGGCCTACCTCAACCGAATCCATTTAACGGTCCCGAACGTGATCTGGTGAATTTTCCTAGAATGGTGAGGTTAGAAGATCCGCCTAAAACTAGGTATCTGTTCGTGCCCGAAGAGTGGTTTGAAGTATTTTACGAAAAGACTGGAGTCACAG GTCCATACGTTCTTGCTGCTGGTATTACGACTTTTCTATTAAGTAAGGAAATATGGGTAGTCGACCATGAGTTCCCATATGTGTTAGCTACAATCGGATTATTTTATGTCGGTTGGAAAAAATTCGGAGCATCTTTGGCGAGCTCCATCGATAGAGAAATTGAC GAATATGAAGCGTCTTGTAATTCCAGCCGAATAGGTGAGATCGACAGTTTAAGGAAAACGGTTGAACATCAAAAAATAGAAGTGTGGAGAACTGAAGCACAAGCCCAAATAATTCGAGCTAAACGAGAGAACGTAGCTATTCAGTTGGAAGCTGCGTATGGAGGACGGCTCATTCCGTCATTCGAGCGTACAAccaggtattatatttaa